TATGTCTCTGAGaggcgaggtgtgtgtggtgacaggGGCGGGTGGATtcctgggggagaggttagTCCGGCTACTCCTGGAAGAAGAGAGACTTGCAGAGATCCGACTGTTGGACAAACACTTCAGACCCCAGCTCACACAGGCTCTGGAAGGTCAGTACTGATAGAATTATTGCCTGTTGTCTCTGTGTTGATACAATACTCATTTGAAGTATATATAATATACttcaaataataatatataataatggTATACTCAAGTAGTTCTACTACTAAATAGCTGGAGAATATATTTGAGGCAAGCTAGGTTCGCTGGTGGACATCAAACCAGCCATCATATCTAATATCCTGAGTCACAGACAATATACAATTTGTAGGGGGAAGACTGAATGATTCGATTTTGTATGTTAAGATTGCAGAGGTGAGACAAAGGTGAGTGTTTTTGAGGGGGACATTCGGGACAGTAATCTTCTGAGGAGAGCGTGCCAGGGAGCTTCCCTGGTATTCCACACTGCATCCCTTATCGACGTCATTGGGACTGTGGAGTACAGTGAGCTCCATGGGGTCAACGTCAAAGGTATGGCGGTCTCTAAAGCTTTCAGCTGGTGACAGCTGAACATTTACTTTCTTGTGTGGATAGTTAAGGCTAGTTTGTTAAGAAGATTGGCTGTTTTCATGCATCACTCAAAAAAGTATCAAGTATTTCATTTCCAAAAAGTAGTTTATGTGAACTTAGTGCATGTTTCCCAGGGACCCAGCTACTCCTGGAGATGTGTGTCCAGGAGAACGTGGCCTCCTTCATCTACACAAGCAGCATTGAGGTGGCCGGGCCCAATCCCAGGGGCGATCCCATTATCAACGGTGACGAGGACACCCCTTACACATCCTCCCTGAAGTTTCCCTACAGCAGAACCAAGGAAGAGGCTGAGCGTGTCACATTACAAGCCCAGCACGAAGTGCTCCAGAACGGGGGCCGGCTGGCCACCTGCGCCCTCAGGCCCATGTACATCTACGGCGAGGGCTGCCGCTTCCTGCTGGGCCACATGGCTGACGGGATCAAGAACGGGGACGTGCTGTATCGCACCTCGCTTCCAGAGGCCCGCGTCAACCCCGTGTATGTGGGAAACGCGGCACTCGGCCACCTCCAGGCAGCCCGCAGCCTCAAGGACCCCCAGAAAAGAGGCACCGTCGGAGGTAACATCTACTACATCGCAGACGACACACCTCCAGTCAGCTATTCTGACTTTAACCACGCCGTGATGTCATCACTCGGGTTCCGCATTCAGGAACGGCACGTTCTGCCGctgcccctcctctacctcatcTGCTTCCTACTGGAGACGCTGCAGGCGCTGCTCCACCCCTTCACACGCTTTGTCCCGCCCCTGAACCGCCAGCTGCTCACCATGCTGAACACAGCCTTCAGCTTCTCCTATCGCAAGGCTCAGAGGGACCTCGGCTACTCCCCCAAGTTCAGCTGGGAGGAGGCTCGAGGGCGCACCACCGACTGGCTTGCTTCCCAGCTGCCCAAGGAGAGAGCTCGAATAAAGGGCAAATAGTTTTCGTACAACTGTTTCACCATCACCATTCATTTTATTACAATATAACCCTTATTATTGTGTATGCCATAAAATAAGCTCTACTGCATATGAATGATCTGAAACAGTACATTAAAGATGTGTGAAACAAATCTGTGAACTTCATTTGTATTAATACAAAATATAATGTAATATTGAACCAGATAAGCCTACTTATTAGGCTTAGTTACAGACATAACAATGCATTTAATCTAGTTCAATCAAGGTCATAATCTTTGCCTTTGTGCAAGCTCCTGGGGCTAGTCAAACCCACAATGAGCTGTAGTCTCTAATAACTTTAATAGCCTAACTCCCGCATGGAAAATTCCAAAGTAAAGGCCGATTCTAGAACTAGGACAGTTGCATATTATGTGTATGCTCTATTATTCACTAAGGAGAAGGGATGGTTACGAGTATTTTAGTTGACTAAAACAAGTTGGCTGCATTTAATTTAATGAAATGCTTTGACGCAGGGGAACAAACGAAGCGAGCGTGGTATAGCCTATGGTCGTATTGAATGGTCTCAGGTGTGCGACACAGGCATGTAGCAATCACGCGCATATTAGAAATGGAAAAAATTGCATGTATAATCCCTTTCATCGAGCTAAGATTAGCATAGGAAACAACTGATTTAatgactgctaaatgactcaattGATGTGTGCCTTGCGGTTAGTTGTGATAATGGTGGAGGATTAATCCGATTATTAGATTTTGAATGGAAATGCAGACCAAAAGCGCACTGCTACACATTGGAACTGATTAAGTGGTCAGGAATTATAATTCCCTGCTAGTGCTCTTGACATGTATATGGTAAGAAATTTGAATACTGGAAAACAAATTGTGGCCATCCCGAATCCAGAGCAGATCATTGCTTCTGACAAGTCTCTGACGTCACACGCCGAGCTGTAGCAGTGCGCCCTCACTCCCACACGCTGAGTTCAGTAGACAGCAAGGCCAGAATCCAGCCATCAAACAAACAGCCATTGACCACCAATGAGGTCATGATTGCACCAGTAGCAGTGTTGTGTGATCGTTTGTCCCACTGACTCGGAGCAGGAGACGTCTGTGGGTCTGCTGTAATAAGACTCGGTTACTCACAAGTCTCATTTACAAGAAGGCAGGAAAGGACGCCCTATCCCCCAGTTAATCAGCTGTTGTGGCATTTTCAGTGCCAGGTATTGTGAAACCTTTTAAACTCCTATAAGTTAATTCCTAACCAGCTTGTGGCTAATGTTTCTCACAGTAGGTGGGATTGAGTTTTTTCCTAGCTAAGAGTTTCACTGTCAACAGCTACAGTGAGATAGAGGGCTGCACGGGCTGGTGAGAGAAAAACGCTGTGGACCACCCATTCACTGTTCATGACTGGATTCTCCCAAGAGATTAGGAAATGAAAACTGTCACACTACTCATCATTGCGGCACTCTACATTACTAATGTGGTGTTAGGTAAGTAATCCATTCTGAGGGGAAATAGGTTTTGAGATGTAGATTCCTTCAGCATTACCTAAACAATATGAATGTGGCAGTATGTCATACAATATAATGTAGCTACAGtagtttgtttttcattattagaatctgaatttgtttttattgccatgtaagtttacacaaacacagaatttactgtggcaggaaggtgcatacattagaAGATTTCCCCACTTTTAGATGTTACAtgtcttatttttattttaaaaattgCATGCAAATGTAATTGTTGAGATGTTAGGCGCTGGTTCAGTATCTCTGAGAGGAGTCTTACAGTCAAGTTGTAGTGGAGCCGTGGTGGCTGAAACCGGTCTGGGTCCTGAAGCTCTATTAATTATTTCCAGAGTTATCCTTTACATTTTCACCTGCCTGCTTTCTGTAGAAACTTCTGACTCCCAAGACTCTTGTACATCACATAAACCCACGTAATTAAATACTtgtatgtattattatttatgtatttgtgcGTGAAGCTAGGAAAACATGTCTACGACATCAGCtctggatctcctcagggctgcgtcctttccccactgctcttctccctgtacaccaacagctgcagtcATCAGTCTGTCAAACTCTTGAAGTTTGCGGACActctcattgggctcatctctggcgGGGATGGATCTGACTGCAGGTGGGAGGCTGACAACCtagtgacctggtgcagccagaacaactttgagctcaatgctcttaagacagtggagatggttgtggacttcagggagaacacagccccactcacccccatcacccagtgcgactccccagtcaacactgtggagtccttctgcttcctgagcactatcctctcccaggacctcaagtgggaactgaacatcagctccctcaccaagaaagcacaacagaggatgtacttcctgcggcagctgaagaagttctaCCTGCCAAAGagaatgatggtgcacttctacaatGCCATCAacgagtccatcctcacctcctccatcaccatctggtactcTGCtgtcactgccaaggacaagggcAGACTGCAGCTTATCATCCGTGCAGCTGAGAAGGTGATAGGCTGCAATCTGCCTCGAGGACCTGTACACCtctaggaccctgaggcgagcaacgAGATTGTGTccgactcctccctccctggacAAACACTGTTCCAGCCACTCCCCTTCAGCAGGAGGCtgtggtccatcaggaccaaaacctcacgctaCCAGAACAGTTTCTTGCCATCTGCAACTGGCCTCATCAACAAGGCCCAGGACTCGCAATTGACACTAACTTACGTATAAAATACTGAGCGTTACATTAATACTCCTCTGGCACGCAGCCTCACTGCACTCTTTTACTTTATATTGAtatcttattttattttacattgtacagttttgtatttttatatttaaggactgcacacactttttttaagatttgtatatgtttattgtatgcacctgcccaccaaagtaaattcctattaacccttgtgctgccttcgggtcacatgacccaaaggttcataacgaaccatcgttgtgtttacccaattttacccaatacaaaaacaaattaaaataattttcttttaacctttgcaatgtggggggtctgagacagcccaacggttaaaagaaaatgcttcactttgtctttgtatgcggtaaatctgtcgcaatacgacggtgggtcacaatgactgatgggtcagaatgacccgaagataacacaagggttaaagattaAAACGTATTCTGATTGAGATTATGCTGCCTGGGTCTGTTGTTAAAACAGACACTaactgtgtgtattttgaatggcAGGAGAATCCCAGAACAGCCCCTCAGGCTGTGCTGACTTCAGCAACACCACATGGCTGGAGTACAGGCAGGGCTCCAAGCTGCAGGTGCACTACCTGCTTTTCACACGCAGAAATGCATACTGCCCAAGCGTCTTCAGCCAGGACTCCctcaacagcacacacactctcttcaacCCTTTTCTGCCAACCAAAGTCATTGTCCATGGATACAGGTGAGGGGGAGCATGGGGAAAAGTAACAGTTTTGTTCTATTGGTATGAAATGTTACAAATGTCATCCTTTCTTTTCCATTGTTTTGCTTCAATTTCTTAATTTCCTTTGAATTCAttttctttctatctttttctttctttcatgatTGAATTTGTGGCAGGGCTCTGGGCACCAAGCCGTCGTGGGTGAGTGTGCTGGCGCGAGCGCTGCTGGATGTCCAGGATGTgaacgtggtggtggtggactgGGTGTACGGAGCCTCCTTCGCCTACAACCTGGTGGTAGAAAACTACAAGGAGGTGGCGGTACGGATCTCTGTCCTCATCAACCAGCTGCAGGTGAGGAACTAACACTAGAAACACTGCATCACTCCAATACTACGCCTCAGTTTGAAGATGTCATGGAAACTAAGCACACTGGAGTTGTTGAGGATCTGATGTGTACTTGACAGAATCATGGATGCAAACTGGAGTCCTTCCATTTTATTGGTGTTAGTCTGGGAGCACATGTGGCAGGGTTCGTAGGAACCTTGTTTGAGGGGAAGCTGGGAAGAATTACAGGTGAGAACAGCTGTATTTAAGTTTTTTGACTGAAAGGCTTTGTAGTTTAAATTACCAATCACAATTAAGTATGCATGAAAAAGTTTATAGGCTATTAGGTAGCACAGGAGCTGTCTCCGGGGCAAAGGTGAGAAACAGTCCTCATTTCTGCAAGTATGTGTGAACGATGCtttcaaagagacagagagcactCCAAAAAACGACAACAGCCCTTTTGAGAGGCACTCTGAAATTGGGAACAAGGGAGATGCCCCCAGTCTAGGCCACAAAATGATCACAATAGTGTTCTTGTTCATATCGGATGTTTTTTATCTGGGCAGAGGCCTTTATTCCAGTCTACAAAGCTTGAATGGTTGCACTCCTTTTTAATGAAagattatttctctttttaatTCCTTTCAAAAGGGACTCATTGATACCTTTGGAGTGCATTTGTCTCGGTAAGGTTTGTGTTTTATGACTCTACATCAAGCTTTGTATTTTTACTAGGTCTGGATCCAGCTGGCCCAATGTTTAAGGGAGCAGACACCTTTGACCGCCTTGACCCCTCAGATGCACTGTTTGTGGACGCCATCCATACAGACTCTGACTGTGAGAATACACTTGATCTCAATAACATACATTTTTTGTTAAGGTAAAACATAATACGGTTCCAATATAAAAAATGCTCAAGTGAAATGTCAAGGTCCAGTCACACCAGTTCTCTGTGAAACAGAGATTAAACAGTCTTGTAGGCCATTGAAACGTACAAGGTGGCTTTACATTCTTGCCTGATGGCTTGCCTTCAGATATGATTAACAATGTTTTAACTTATTTTGTTGTCACTCCTGTTTCTCCATGTTATCCTTCAGACTTTGGTATCTCCATCCCAGTTGGCCATGTTGACTTCTTCTTGAACGGCGGGATGGACCAAGCTGGGTGTGCTCGGTCCAGGTTTGCTTCAAGTAAGTCACGTACACATCCGTCCCAAAAACCTCTGCTTTTATAATAAATAACATGTATTCATGTTTGTTGGTACGgtacgtgtgtatatatatatgtgtatatatactaACAAACATCCAAATGAATGCGTTCATTTCCAGTTTTTAGTTAGCAGGCAATAGGTCTGGCTGGCTTCTGTCTCCCTGAGATTTTTCGTTTGTTGTCAGTTCTTGTGTATTTTCCAGTGTATGGCTATGTGATATGTGACCACATGAGGGCGCTGCATGTCTACATAAGTGCCCTTAATGGCTCGTGCCCATTGATCGGCATTCCCTGCTCAAGTTATGAAGACTTCCTCGAAGGCAAATGTTTGGACTGCAAGGGTGTCCTTAATGGCACCTGTCCACAAATAGGTACGAGCATTTAATGATTAATTAACAAACATAAAACCCCCTTTAACAATGTCCCCTTTGCTTTTAGTGTGCTTTAATGAATTCACAttttccagtaactgtaatgcaGGATGTCTAGTTCTACTTTTGTCgtaaacattattattattctatctTTTTATTGACTACTTCGTTTGACTTAGCTGAAGCTGTTGCTGTTCAGTAATGAATAGTGACCTGCTCAGGCTCGGTTCTGCAAGCGGCAGCATCACAGCTGAAATGCAATCAGGGGGAGAGTTTGCGGAGAGCAGGTCACGTCTGGCCTGGAGACTCCCTATCTCCATGGAGCTGTAGATAGAGCCTGACTGATACAGTAGCAGAGTTAATGCACTCTGGGCTGTGTTAGAACATGTGTGACTGAGGCGTCGCTGTGGGACTCTGCTTTGTTTTCAGGGTTATCAGACAACAGTGGGATaacagtctctcctcctcccagagaaCAAAGACTTTTCCTCCTCACAACGGCAGTCCCCCCTTTCTGTGGTAAGCAAGCATGGACTGAACAGTAGGTTTGTCTGTAGGTTTGTGTTTTGGGGTGTCTGTATTTGTTTGCCTGTTCCCAACACCCTACCGTTGTCCCTACCAGTTCTCTCTAATTCAGACTCAGCACCTCTGTGTTCCATCACCAAGGCCAAGGTcattttaaatgtataatgttGATTACCATAACATCTGTTGTGTCCTTgctgtgctcctccaccccccaccagcACACCACATCCTGGTGGAGTTGGAGGTGTCTCCCCTGGACAAGAGTGCTGAGGTGGAGGTGGCTCTTGGCACTCAGGGTCTGCCTCTGACAGAGCAGAGACTCAGATTGTACGTACAAACGTAATCCTGGTTATACAAGGCTTTGTCACGTTCACTCTGTCGACCTCAGCTAGATGCTAGCTAAGGCTAAGGTTAGCTACTAGTAACaggctccctgtgtgtgtgttccagagagaCAGGCCGTACAGTGTACAGGAGAGTGGTAGCCCACCCCATGCCTTTGTGTGAGATCAACTCCATCCTGCTGAAGAACACGGGTGCTCGGTTCTACAGACAGGGAGATATCCACTTTGTGTCGGTGTGCTTGTTGGAAATTCCCTACCTCAGGTCCGGTCCATGGCGTCTCTGCGCCACATTAGTACAATCTAATAAGGCCAAAATGAAACAACATGGTGTATTTTATGGTTTATTGTACAAGTAGTGTGGTGTGTTTCTGCTTCAGGAAGGaggagccagtgtgtgtgaagaACGTTGCTGTACGACGAGTAGTTCCGTGGGCCCATGACTTGGTGCAGGTGTGTGGGAGCACCTGAGGGTCGATACTGAGCCTGccactcatccccctcctcgtcctcgagTCTCATCCACATTCATGCATGGGACACTAGCTTCAACAGACGAGAGAGATGTGTTTGGGTGTAGGTTTCTGCATGGCACAGACACATCCAAGTTACACACTCACTTTACCATGCTCTTTATTTACaaccaaacagtataaaagatGGACCTCTCATTTTTCTAGACATTAGTGTTTATGGCGGATTTTCCCACAGAAAAAGAACTGCATATCTGCATATTGCTAAATTCCAATACAAATCAGAAAGAAATACACTAATTATAATAATCCTATAACATATGTATTCATCTCTAAAGAATGAGGGGCAACAGTCATCATACTGTAGCAGGGGGAGATTTCAAAGCATTTTGACCCAGAGTTTAATCGAGAAGCATTGGCCCCATGAAAATATGTTTCTATGATGTGTCTGTGGacatccttaaaacaaaacaacgaaaGCACAGTTGATTCACAGTATTCAGTT
The DNA window shown above is from Osmerus eperlanus chromosome 3, fOsmEpe2.1, whole genome shotgun sequence and carries:
- the hsd3b1 gene encoding hydroxy-delta-5-steroid dehydrogenase, 3 beta- and steroid delta-isomerase 1; translation: MSLRGEVCVVTGAGGFLGERLVRLLLEEERLAEIRLLDKHFRPQLTQALEDCRGETKVSVFEGDIRDSNLLRRACQGASLVFHTASLIDVIGTVEYSELHGVNVKGTQLLLEMCVQENVASFIYTSSIEVAGPNPRGDPIINGDEDTPYTSSLKFPYSRTKEEAERVTLQAQHEVLQNGGRLATCALRPMYIYGEGCRFLLGHMADGIKNGDVLYRTSLPEARVNPVYVGNAALGHLQAARSLKDPQKRGTVGGNIYYIADDTPPVSYSDFNHAVMSSLGFRIQERHVLPLPLLYLICFLLETLQALLHPFTRFVPPLNRQLLTMLNTAFSFSYRKAQRDLGYSPKFSWEEARGRTTDWLASQLPKERARIKGK
- the pla1a gene encoding phospholipase A1 member A isoform X1 → MKTVTLLIIAALYITNVVLGESQNSPSGCADFSNTTWLEYRQGSKLQVHYLLFTRRNAYCPSVFSQDSLNSTHTLFNPFLPTKVIVHGYRALGTKPSWVSVLARALLDVQDVNVVVVDWVYGASFAYNLVVENYKEVAVRISVLINQLQNHGCKLESFHFIGVSLGAHVAGFVGTLFEGKLGRITGLDPAGPMFKGADTFDRLDPSDALFVDAIHTDSDYFGISIPVGHVDFFLNGGMDQAGCARSRFASILVYFPVYGYVICDHMRALHVYISALNGSCPLIGIPCSSYEDFLEGKCLDCKGVLNGTCPQIGLSDNSGITVSPPPREQRLFLLTTAVPPFCAHHILVELEVSPLDKSAEVEVALGTQGLPLTEQRLRLETGRTVYRRVVAHPMPLCEINSILLKNTGARFYRQGDIHFVSVCLLEIPYLRKEEPVCVKNVAVRRVVPWAHDLVQVCGST
- the pla1a gene encoding phospholipase A1 member A isoform X2, with protein sequence MKTVTLLIIAALYITNVVLGESQNSPSGCADFSNTTWLEYRQGSKLQVHYLLFTRRNAYCPSVFSQDSLNSTHTLFNPFLPTKVIVHGYRALGTKPSWVSVLARALLDVQDVNVVVVDWVYGASFAYNLVVENYKEVAVRISVLINQLQNHGCKLESFHFIGVSLGAHVAGFVGTLFEGKLGRITGLDPAGPMFKGADTFDRLDPSDALFVDAIHTDSDYFGISIPVGHVDFFLNGGMDQAGCARSRFASMYGYVICDHMRALHVYISALNGSCPLIGIPCSSYEDFLEGKCLDCKGVLNGTCPQIGLSDNSGITVSPPPREQRLFLLTTAVPPFCAHHILVELEVSPLDKSAEVEVALGTQGLPLTEQRLRLETGRTVYRRVVAHPMPLCEINSILLKNTGARFYRQGDIHFVSVCLLEIPYLRKEEPVCVKNVAVRRVVPWAHDLVQVCGST